From the Streptomyces sp. NBC_01216 genome, the window CGGTTCCCGACGGGCGCGCGGTCCGGCCCGCCCCGTCGTGGGAAGACGGAGACGGAGGCCCCCCTCCCCACCTGGAAGCGACCGATGACGACTCCCGGCACCCGGCTGGTCCACCGCGCGGCCCGCCGCGCCCGCGCCGCGCGCTCGGCCGCGGTCCACTCGGTGCGCGCGGTGTGCCGCTCGGCCGCGCGCCGGTGGCCGGCGCTCCGGGCGACGCCCGTGGCGCTGTGGCGCGACGACGTGGCCGACTGGGCGGCGGCCCTCACCTACTACGCGATCCTCGCCCTGGTACCGGCACTGCTGGTGGCGGTGACGCTGACCGGCCTGGTGAGTCCGGACGGTACGGACCGGCTGATCGTCCTGGTGTCGTCCTGGGCACCCGCCGAGTCCGGCGCCACGCTACGGGAGACGCTGCGCGAACTCGCGGCGGAGCGGTCGGCCGCATGGGTGCTCATCGCCGCCGGTACGGTCAGTTCGCTCTGGTCGGCCTCCAGCCATCTGGCCGTCTTCCGGCGCGCGCTGCACGCCATGCACCGGGTCGAGGACCGCCGGCCGGCGCTCCACACCGCGCCGCTCATCGTCCTCAACGCCGCACTCCTGCTCGCGCTTCTGGTGACCAGTGCCGGGGTGCTCGTCTTCACGGAGCCGGTCGCCCGCGCGGTCGAGGGCCTGTTGGGAGTGCACGTGATGTCCGCCCGCG encodes:
- a CDS encoding YihY/virulence factor BrkB family protein; translated protein: MTTPGTRLVHRAARRARAARSAAVHSVRAVCRSAARRWPALRATPVALWRDDVADWAAALTYYAILALVPALLVAVTLTGLVSPDGTDRLIVLVSSWAPAESGATLRETLRELAAERSAAWVLIAAGTVSSLWSASSHLAVFRRALHAMHRVEDRRPALHTAPLIVLNAALLLALLVTSAGVLVFTEPVARAVEGLLGVHVMSARAWTLLRWLGLLTLVTLLVLVLFRTGPAVAKTRAHAAPGAALAVLLWLTGSAAFSLYATSFGTYSRLYGSLAGVVVFLVWLWSSHLSLLAGAQFAAESARVTGRPREDAGDPVRTGEPDPATERAAVPAGKRAAEQAEER